tcacagagaagtagataacatggctgaaccaaattttgatatcctctaagatatcgattttgattaatggaggtccacagggatattttggtgtggagagagggctgaggcaaggggacccaatatctcccatgctttttattattGCGGAGGAAGTGCTATCGCGAGGTTTAAAGCATCTGATCGAGATTAATCAATTGAAGCCAATTCATGGGCCTCGCGGTGTCAAAACTCCTGCCCATATtctatttgcagatgacatattcatcttctccaatgcttctatgaggtatgtgaggactcttaaagaatttcttctaaagtaccaagagttttctgggcagggcatcagcttagaaaaaagtaaactttttttggggaaaacaTCGCCTTCCAGGAAGCATCGAATATCTGAAACTTTAGGCAttcccatgtgtaccttccctacaaggtatctaggtgtggaaatcttcaagggaaggattAAGAAAGATACTTTGTTGCCgattatggacaaggttaagaggagactggcgggttggaaaggaaaattgCTGTCAATGGTTggtagggtggaattggttaaaTCGGTGCTTTCGGGGATGTCGACCCATAgtttctctgtttattggtggcctgcatctctagtggcgatgatggagaaatggatgcggaattttatttggacaggtgatgtagatacggttaaggctgtcacggtgaagtgggactctatgtgtaagcccaaggatgagggagggctGGGTCTTAGGATATTGCGAgattccaataaagcaatgctgtgcaaattgatttggaggatcAAAACGGAGAAGACAGCAACGTTAACCTTTCTCAGAGCTCGATtcctaaagaaggatggaagatccttaAAAAATTGCAACACCTCCACTATATTTGCAGGTCTCAGGAAAATGTGGTCCTTTGTGGATGACAAGGAGCGCTGGATCATAGGGAACGGTCAGcttgcaaatttctggaaggataaatggtggggtccaaactccattatggaacttctttcgCTGGATAGTGACCATAGTCTCTCTACGTCAGCAAAGGTGGGGGAGTTTCATAAATGGGGAATGGCGTCTACCTGAGGTAGTATCTCCTatgattaatgaaatttttggatagattaaaaagattgacattccgagtttgcagatggaggatttcagggtgtggtcgctagttccttcagggtatttctcctcaaggtcggcttgggaggctgttagagtgaaatccttgaaggtgaactggtcttctttgatttggcagaagaatcttcctccaagacactccatttttggatggagagtggtgCATGGCAGAATCCCAACGGACGACATGATTTGCCAAAAAAGGTGTTTATCTCCCATCCAGATGCAACctgtgtggaaaggctgaagaaagtatggttcatatttttttacactgctcattctccatatcaatatggaagagttttttagatttttttggagtggcgtgggtaaatcaaccaagcattcaatcattgttcaagtggtggaagaggaaatctcaagtgattcagataaagaagccatggaagttgggtttgctcatcactatcaaccatatttggtgggaaagaaataaaagaaggcaggaaaataaagaaagggcagtgcagtatgtctttcaaagtataaggcaagaggttcagctttgctgtgatgggtcaagtgaagaagttcgttcgatttcggacttgatgacctgcaggaagataggtttaagtattagaaatccaacttccccttcacctcttgaggttcactggtgtaagcctcccagggcgtggatgaagatcaatgtggatggtagtTCGCTTGGTAATCCAGGTAATGCAGGTGCTAGTGGTGTCTTATGGGACAATGAAGGCAAGGTAATCGACTCTTTTAGCGTTTTTctgggagtcaaacaaatatatgaagctgaatttgaggcagttttggagggtattctgctagctagacaccatcatgctaggggtgtttggattgagtcagactcagcgtccgtggtctcagcagttcagagaagggagattccatggttcgccctgcagaaatggagatctACCATTCcctttttggagttggtgcaatggaagatcactcactgttttcgtgaagctaatgtagtcgctgattttctagctaggaaagcatctaaatcttgtactTCAGAATTCTCGGTGGAGTTCCCGATACATGTAGTTGCTGAGTTAGCTTCAGATGCGTTGGACAGGCACCATTTTCAATTTGGCTAAGCCCTTTGCTTGctccctctgctgatggccatgccgaaggtggaggttgcaagtgggtttagtgggatcggcctgcccttttgtatttctctttgttttgcttttttctctttcaataaaattaccttttagcaaaaaaaaaaaaaaaaaaaaaactttgtcctaAATGAATCTAATGCATAGTTAcgagtttagagatggttgtaaACCTAAGATGAGGAGAACAATGAAGGGAAAGATATGTAAAGTCTTGGCCATCTTTTTACTAATCCCACGACTTCCTCTAAttggtttctccttttcttttgatgatcttcttcttttcttcttcttggtatgaTACTATTTTCTATTTATAGGCACATCAATGTTTGAAATTTCTGGCCAACATTAATAATACCAACAATTTTGGAAAGATCCTTGCTGTCTTCTGGGTGGAAAGTTTTAGGgtgtctttcttcttttgttttggtgaAACCCATTGTTTGGGGTACCTGGACCTCTCCAGCGTACATCTAATGGCTGAGGGCACCCGAGCATACATCCGAACACACAGACACACAATCCAAGGAGCTCCTAAACATTAGATATGTGCTGGGTGCCCAGCTGCCCTGGAAAGGATATTGTTCCTTGTTTGGGAAAATATTATCCTTTAATTAGTAGATAAAATATATCTTTCATGGTTTTATCTTCCCttatttgctttttattttttatgaaatatcTTCCATTATTTCCACTTACGAAAGAAACACTGAATTACCTTATTCTCATCACTAGTAAATCTAGGGGCGTCAATGGGCTCTAACTAGTAAATCTAGCAGtgtcaatgagagagagagagagagagagagagagagagattacttaTTTAGGAAAGAGTCCTGCTGTCATTAAAGATACTTTTTTAGTGTTATTTTATGAGGCTATTATTTTGGAAATTGATTGATTATTTAGGAAAGAGTCCTGGTGTCATATTAGGGGACAGATAATTTTAGTGTTATTTTATGAGGCTATTATTTTGGAAATTGATCATTTAGGAAAGATTCCTGGTTTCATATTAGGGGAGTCCTGGTGTCACAttaagggaaaaataattttagtGTTGTTTTATGAGGCTATTATTTTGGAAAATTGATTATTTAAGAAAGAGTCCTGGTCATATTAGGGGAAAGATAAATTTAGCGTTGTTTATGAGgctattattttgaaaatttggttATTTAGGAAAGAGTCCTGATGTCATATGAGGAGAAAGATAAATTTTGTGTTGTTTTATGAGGCTATTATTTTAGGAAATTGATATTTAAGAAAGTGTCCTGGTTTCATATTAGGGAAAAGATGATTTTAGGGTTGTTTTCTGAAGCTATTATTTTGGAAACTTTTCTGCTTACATGGTAAAGAAAAGTTCAATTGAAATCTTATCTTTCCTTATATTCCTCAAAATTAAACCTAAACCTTATGCTCAAGCAAGAACACTAAACCCCatcagaaaaaaatatatatatttttctatcTCATCTCTACATATATGCTTGCATCagatttttggattttatttttattttttttaatctgaagTTTCAAATTCTTATCTCAGATTggttgaatttcattttttttttaaattttatgttCCCAATAAAATCTAAATGATATCTATTACCAAACTAAATCCCACATCTACCAACTCCCTCCCCcagtcccaaaaaaaaaaaaaaaaatggcatatttttttttattagttttacTTCAAAATTCTAactttctccccctccccactTTTTTCTGAAATAAATTCACCCACTTCTTGAAAAAGATTTCCCTGCCCCTCCCATCCTACAGTGTCAATTGGCCGGTTTAGTTCAGTTTCGGTTGGGTTAAATTTCGgcctaggaatgagggagatcaaaaccaatccgttaagaaactttggtttttggttggtttcggttttggtccggtttgatttcagtttattttgatttttcaatatcgggataataccggtttagatcggtttattagtgggcttgaaccataatgaaatcttacattcataacttttttttttttgctaacgacgggtgcGTTTGGCCTGACGAGTCCTgcgggcccatattgaccccacaaccgcatggaccgtgtcataccagggttgaatgagaaccattcaggtttcatgaaaaaaacgctttaatttttttattaaatcatggtttatcgttgtaaGAGAAAGAcaattaatattgaaaccaatggataacaaattactaagaagataactaatattgaaatcacaaaatgaatcctattatccaatcattcatttaactatccaactagttttgtatagtgaacaagggaatcaatggaagcattattacaatttacaaatcaatttctctattcataacctaatattcaatgatttgtaacaattcccattacaataaaaaaatttctcactaatattgtaaaaaatggatagactattcaccaatttataatctcataatcatttatttttttatcagtttcattcggtttggttattggtcggttcggtttgaaCCGATTTTTAActggtcccaacatacctcagtccaaaatcaatccaataaaGGTCGGTTTGGTTCAATTAAGGTTTTATCGGTCAGCTTCGATCGATTTTATCGGTTCGGGacaggttttgacacccttactcacCATCGATGCATGCCGTTAGCATCCGCAAGCCAACTGCATGCACATCCTCTGCCCTTAGATTTAGAATGGAATCTCAAATTTCCTTTTCTGTCACAAAGGTTTTCGTTGGAAAGCAAATTTAATCACTAGTGGGAagtaggtttttattttttttttccggtctATATTAAGTTAagtttgatatatatatttttttttgctgagaACCAGCAAGGAAATCTTATtaagaaagaataaaaggagaaacagctgcaaaagcaaagaaaaaccCAAGAAATTTATCACTGTCGGCAATGAATTAATTAAGCAAGTTCTCATTTTGTGCGCTGGGaatgccattttttttagaGACGATTGACAAGGGAACCCACATATACAGATGGATTTGTGCGAAGGTGGATTCAAACATTGACTCGTGGCGTTAGGTCCACGGGCTGCCTTACATCTTGCAGCACACTTACTGTCACAGTCACCCAAAACCTGGTAACAAAGACGAGCATTCACCTTCACCTGTACTGTAGCATtttcaaaataagaaaatattaaagaaaGGAATTCTAGTTAAGGAAGAGGAAATTAGATATaatcatataataataataataatgaggaAAACATGTATTCTCTCTGAGCAAGCGAcactttttcattttcaaaattcaatgatTGTAGAAGTTTTTTGGAATTCAAAATCATTTTAACTCCAAACTTTTATAACCTTTGGATTTTGAAATTGTACAGGTGTCACGTATATAGAGAGAATTACACAAGAATTACATGATTAAGAATTGAAAAAGATCTAAATCTGTAGATCACCTGAGATGAAAAGCAGAGCTAAGAAGAGGATAAGAAAAGTGGGAGTGAAGAACTCGGCCATCTCTTACTAAACAACTCTCTTTTTAACTtgcaactttctttctttgtttcttcttcttaatcttCAAAATGATCATTGTGttaatgttagatcaaacaccaagaaacacgaataaagagagacaatagatccgtacgacacagagattaaacgaggttcacacaccagggtggtgtgctacgtcctcgggcgaagaagaagatgattcactatgcagaagaaggattacaccctagcaacggcaaggaagaactcgccctgaaaccctagcttcgtgaaaactcTAGAAtgcaatgactctcaacaaacaacagtacattatatatatatactccaaatagtgggtcgacccatcgggtcgtggtcGATCAGGTCGTACCATACCTCCTTCGCACCCCCAtatgagatcagtgatgggctccgggcttgggcctatcggcccaacccctctgcttccatcacagatctcagaaaaatttccattcgggtcgccaccaaaatatgtcggatcaggTCAAtgttcaaaacgggtcaagaattcgagacaaacttaacagttaATTTATAGAGTTACAGTGAATTTACAGTGAATCCAACTTGGAAACAGTTGAGGAATGGTATTTGCTGAGCTGTTTGAAGGCATTAGTTTGGAATTCTTTTTGAGCtaatagaaaattaattaaaagaaaaaaagagtacaaTGCATAATCcatgggaaaaaagaagaagaagaagaagaaagataccACCATGAGAAATAGAAAcgactaaaaaaaaatataaataaataaataaataaaggaacaAACCTTTATGTCAAGATCACTCCTTTGAAATTGAAGTGCAACCAAACGGGGCTTAAATGCTTCTCGATTCCTAATTCTTGGTGAGGTTTTGAATTGGTTCAATCCGTGGGAGCAAGGAATTAAAACGACTATGCCAAATAGATTTTCACTCCCATATTGATCTTGAATAACAAGAATCAATAGAATCAAGAATTAGGAATGCAACCAAATGTACATGAACTCCGGTTCCCATATGTTTCAAAAGCCGACGCGTGTAAGAATTTCACACCGTCAAGCCTCGTTAGGCCCGATCGATTGACATCCCTAGACGAAATAACCCAAGGATGGAGTTAGGAGAGTGACAAGTGTGCAATTTTCATTGGTTTGAGTAGTTATAACTACTCTCTTGCTGTTGTGGAAATTCGAAGTTATAAAAGGAACAATAACGGAATAGAGGGGGCATCTCCAACAGATCAAACAACACCAAAACCTATCAAGTAAATCAATCTATCTTTGTCTTTATCTTTCCTCCGCGTATATGTTGTTTTTTTACATTTCTCTTAACAAAGATCATGACAGCCTGTGCTTCATCATGACCATCTCAATTTCTATTCACGGCAGTAGGTGGTAAGTTTGTCCGAACCCGCCTTGAGCCTGAACGCTGTATAACCCAGTTATGAGGGTCAACCCAGcccagcccgacccaaccctgggTTGAGACCTAGGCCCAGCATGGCCTGGCCCAACTTGGCCCAATTTTAACCCTGTATTATTGTGCAGTAATTGTGTTCCCCATCCCTTAGGCCCACATCATTTGTCTGTATGACTTcaacccacatcatgtgttgCACAAGCCGCATATTCTTATCTGTTGAGTTAAGACGATAAATGACTAAAttatttcccccctttttttacaTAGATTGTCTTTGTGTCTCATGTCATGTATTAATATGAACTTTAGATACAATAGCAATCATGAAGAACTAGGCCAAAATTTGTCTTGTTCAATTTTTGGGAGATGTGGTGATGTCAAGGGATTAAAAGATTTATCTTATAATCAAATTGAGAACCTTTCTTGCTACAAATTCATGGATTAGGGTGGACAAGGGTTGGCCATAGTCTTAACATCTCCCCCACCTCCGCTTTGATAAGTATAAGCTTAACATTTGTGATcctttgaataaaaataataataaaaaaaaacaacaaaaataaaataataaataaataaataaataaataatggacCAGCTAGGGTCAACCCGATCCAACCCTGAGCCCAATAGGATTGAGTTGAGGTCTTAagaaacctagcccaacccgcctgtttcacccctacatGGCAGCCTTTGTTTTTTCCAATTAATGGATCatattcatctttttctttcttccattatgATTTGCTTTTCCATTGAATTCCTTGGATCATTTTGAGGCACCAGAAAGATCTCACTTCTCTAGTTAAAAGTCAATTTTATATTCTATAACATTGAATCCTTATAATTCTGGCGTGCACGCACACTTTTCTATATTATGCCGTGTATTCGTTGCCAAATTTCTTTTGCAAATACTCTCTCACCTTCTTTTTagttaatttaataaaaaaaaaaaaatcttatccaCTTGCATACTTCTCGCTTAGTCAGAAGGAGCGTCTGCCTCTACCTATGCCAGCTCGTCCCTTGTGTCAAGACGTGGGAGAGCACAAACGGATTGCAATCTTGTGCCCTAATTAAATTATCTATTTTTTCAGAACTGCTGAAGACATGGTTCTACATACTGATCCGATAAACTAAATTGGGTTTGTATTGGTAGTGGCAGacgctttttttttcttacccttAATCCATACCGCTAAAACAATATGGGATTGGCCAGAAATCAGTAGCAGCCTCTTCCCAATATCGATATGGATCATTCGCTTTAACCAATTCAATACTGATACAATGTCTTTTCATCTCCCGTTTCTTTTATTCCCTATAACCCTACTCCCGTAAGGTGGTGTACTTGATTCGCGATCATAGCCTTGTGATGAGCACCATATCATTATATCATCATAGTATTatacgatcccatatcagcttatgtgttacgatcccatatcaacTTATGGAGGCTAATTTTACATCGTTTCttatgggaattgatgtggattgatattaattgatatggtcttgggttgCCTCACATTGTAAACcaatttatggggttgagttcttccaggaCCGTAACTTtatgatttgtatttttttttttttgctaaagatgtgaatattattaaaagcaaaatgagagtacaaagaaaataaaaagggcaaGCCTGAGACCCCTAGAGCCACTTGAGacctccaccttcagcatgacCATTAGCAGAGAAGGCAAGCTTAACCCTAGAAGAAGCGGTACCTGTGCCTGCCCAACACATCATCCTCTAAATCGACATTAATATGATTCGGTAAAGGCACCGCGCAAGCAGAGACACTTGACTTGGATGCCTTCTTTGCCAGATAATCCGCAGCAGTGTTCACTTCTCTATAGCAGTGGGTGATCTTCCATGGAGTAGATTCTACAAAAGGAAGGGTGCAAATCCACTTTTGAAGGATAAAccaaggaatttgatttttttgtatcGCAGTCACCACAGTTGTCGAATCCGACTCGATCTAGAGGCGTCTGACATTCATATTTTGAGCGAGCGTAATTCCTTCCAGGACCGCTTCAAATTCTGCTTCATAGGTCTTCTTGATACCTAGGAAGGTACTGAAGGAGTTACAAACGCACCCCTCACTATCTCTGGCGATGCCCCCTGCCCTTGCTCTACCTGGGTTGCCCAGAGAGCTGCCATCCACATTTATTTTGATCCAATTTATCGGAGGTTTACACCAATGCACTTCAAGAGGAGGCGTATCCTTTTGGTTTTCTATAGATAGACCCAATTTCTTGCAGCAAATCAAATCAGGAGTTGATTCAATCTCATCCTTGGAGCGGCCTACACAGAGACAAATTTCCTGTCGAATATATTCATAGGAGTAGTTCACATTACTAGATGTGCTCTCATATCGTCTTCTGTTACGTTCCCACTAGATATGGGCAGCTATAATAGTAAACCCCATCAGCCAAGGAGACTTCAGATTGATAGATCTcgctttcctcttccaccatatcatcaaacATGTCACTGAGTTGTGATTTGCCCAGCGGACACCAAAGAAATTTGTAAAACTCTCCCAAATGGCCTTCGCATATTGGCAATGTAGAAAAATATGGTTGGTGCTTTCTTCTGCCTGGTTGCAGAGAGAACATCGAGACACCATTTAgactcctttctttcttataatCTCATCTGTGGGGAGCCTCTTATGGGCAAGACGCCATCCCAGAGTAGAGTATTTGGGAGGGAGACCTTTATGCCAAATCAAGGAATTCCAGCTCACTTTTGGTGATTTTCTTCTTATACTTTACCAAGCAGAAATGGTAGAGAAAGATCCTAGCGGAGTCAGTTGCCAAATGCATACGTCATCTACTTGATACGTGGGGATTTTAACCTCTTTAATTGCTTTAAAAATAGACCGTAGAAGGTCTGAGTTCACGTTTGGAAGGGTCCATTTGCCATTTTGAATAAAATCATCTACTTTGACATCAGAGTCCAGGAGAGAGATGATACCGATCCAATAACATGTTTAAACGAAGGAGAAGGGGAGGAGTTCTAATGTGGTATTGGTCCCACCACATTCTGTTTCTCATCCGTGTCAGTTTCCTATATCAGAGGGAATCAGTTCTAATGTTATCAAAATCATATCGTATCCGCTGATGTCAAACCAATACTTAAAGTTGACCACATGGGGTGTTCTcaattttgggaataaaaattagaagaagaaaagcaacCTAGAAAGTGCGGCTTGTACAACCACACATAAGGATGGGCCAAAAACAACCCTACTTCTAATTAAAAGCAGAAATTCTTCTGCTGTTGATATTTTCACATGTGCTTTCATTGATCCCCATGCTAGTATAAAAACCACGCTGTCTTTTTTATAATtctctccaaaaaaaagaaaaaaagccacCAATGAAAggtaagaaagagagagagagagagagagagaggaaaaaaaaaaaaacaaaaaaagggtcTCCTGTTTGACCTTATGCTGGATTGAGTCTGAATTCGAAAACCAAAGTTCCGACTACTACCTCTTTCTCCTCGTTgcttattaattattttttatttttttatcattctaCTTATTTAACGACTCACATTTCCCTGTATTTTTgtcaatttcatatttttattcttctttaattttcttatttaaaatccagaatttttttattttttattttttatgactaTTGCAAGGGATTACAAAACCATAATACAAATCTATCCTAGGCAATGGCTCAAGTGATGCAGCCAATGGTACTAACCTTAGGAAGACATCATCATTGGCCTTCATGACATAGTCAGAACTATGGGAGAGGAAGTAAGAAAGTGAAAAGAAGTAGGTGTAGGTCTTCCCATAGTCATATGCTTTTTTCTCTACTGATGGTCATGCCAAAAGTGGAAGTTCATAGTAATCTTTTGATTATATTGGTGTCGTCTAAAATGTCAGGACATtaattctgtttttattttattttaattatttacttTAATGAtcattagggaaaaaaaaaattacaacatgAAAACCAAGAAAGGTAATCCCATAGGGGACCCCAAACAAAATATCCAAACAAGAAAtcgatgaaacataaaaaaccaaTCCAGTGTCATGGAAAAGAATCACATCGAAGTGATACTTTGAAGTACAAGCAGTGTAGACCCAGGCCACTTGCTTCAAAACATCTTTATTGGTGCAGACTTAAAACCCTATTTGTTTCTGTCGTAATTGTTCATTCAAGTATGAACAATTACATTGGTGGAGGGATTAAAATGGGATTCTTGTTCATCTTCGAACTGAAAACTTCAGCTTCCTCAGTAGTCAGATTCAAACTCACTTGAAGAACTTGTGGAGATAAAGTTTTCCACAGTGATGTCTTCCCAACCAAGTAACTGAAGAAAGGCCTGAGAGAACCATGGAAGATTGTTGGTGAGTTCACATCATTATAAAAACACTAATTAACTTAAATAGAACATAATGATCAGTGAGATTACTGTGTTGAGGTAATTATAGAAAACCACTCCATTCCTTCATCCCCTGCAACTGTAGAGACCACAAAGACAATTGGAACAACAAACAAATCACCATCCTTCACTGTTGTGTCCAAGACACGTTCACTATCAATGCCAACAACTTGTACACGGCCACTGCCTTTGACAATGTAGATCATTTGATGACCAGCTGAATCTGAAGAGAATTCTGGTGCACACATTGCATTAGCATCAAGCCTTACATGCTTGACACTCAACCCAACTTCTCCCAATAATGGAAATTTCTCCTGTTAGAACAACCATCTTTCCGCCATTCTCGACGTCGATGTCGGGCAATGTAGCCTCAATGTTAAAGATCAGTTCTTGTTTATCAGCCTTAGAAGGTTGAGGCATGTTGGTTCCTTCTTTAAGTTTGATAATTAAGTCGCCAGACTGGCTTTTCAAAACCTTATTTGTATCTTCTTCATCTAAATCACAAGATCCACTAACAAAATCAGTGGAGAAACCAGTGAAGATACCCTTAGTTCCGGCTAATATTAAATATGTGACATTGCCAGGATTGTGACCCTTCGATGTGTCACCAAAGAATACCACAACCAATTTGGAGTCTCCATCGTTTAACCACCATGAAACAGAAGCAAGTGGTACAGGTA
The window above is part of the Macadamia integrifolia cultivar HAES 741 unplaced genomic scaffold, SCU_Mint_v3 scaffold2989, whole genome shotgun sequence genome. Proteins encoded here:
- the LOC122067589 gene encoding uncharacterized protein LOC122067589 isoform X2, encoding MESEIGPMIAPKVFEGEGGSYYIWSSAEFPILGQAKIGAGKLVLNPLGLALPHYADSSKIAIVVQVAGDEGMEWFSIITSTQPFFSYLVGKTSLWKTLSPQVLQVSLNLTTEEAEVFSSKMNKNPILIPPPM
- the LOC122067589 gene encoding glutelin type-D 1-like isoform X1; protein product: MESEIGPMIAPKVFEGEGGSYYIWSSAEFPILGQAKIGAGKLVLNPLGLALPHYADSSKIAIVVQGKGRIGIVFPKALEEEVVEIEEGDIIPVPLASVSWWLNDGDSKLVVVFFGDTSKGHNPGNVTYLILAGTKGIFTGFSTDFVSGSCDLDEEDTNKVLKSQSGDLIIKLKEGTNMPQPSKADKQELIFNIEATLPDIDVENGGKMVVLTGEISIIGRSWVECQACKA